GTTCAGGAAAAACTAACCCACCTGGCGAGAGTAATCGGAGCCAATCATTTCATCGGCGCAATTAAGAAATTAAACGCCGTATTGCAAATACCCGACTCCTTGGCCCAAGCCGGTCTGGAGAAGGCGCAGTTTTTTGATGATTTTAAGGATTTGGTGGATAATTCACTCAAAGGTTCCACCAGGGCCAATCCGGTGCTGGTCGGCGCTGAAGATATGGCTGGTATTTTAACAAGCATATACGAAGGCGCTAGTTTAGCGTAGGGGCAGGTAGGGATAACATGATTGTATTGGATTTAATGGGGATCATTGGCACGGTGGCGTTTGCGCTGGCCGGGGCGCTGACCGGCATTAAAAAAAAGCTCGATGTATTTGGGGTCATCATGTTAGCAATCACCACTGCCACTGGCGGGGGAATATTACGGGACTTGCTCATTGGCAATTCCCCGCCATTCGCATTGCGGGACCCCACCTTTGTGTTGATCAGTATTGTTACTGCGTTGGCTTCGTGTTTTGTTTATCATCAGATTACGCGATTTAATTATTTCATTCTGATCTGCGATGCCATCGGTTTAGGCGCTTTTACCGCCGGCGGCGCCAATATGGCCATTATGCAAGACCATAATACGCTGTTTATCATGATTGTATTAGGGGTAACTACCGGCGTAGGCGGCGGAGTGCTTCGAGACCTGTTTGTCCAGGAGATTCCTTTTGTATTTCGCAAGGAAATTTATGCTGTGGCCGCCATTGTTGGCGCAGCCTGTTTTTATTATACACAGTCCGCTTTGCCGGAGCCAGTGCCAATGTATTCTTGTTTTGTGGTTACTGTTGTCATCCGGGTGCTCAGTATTGTTTATGATCTTAATTTGCCTGTTGTTTAGCGGCTCGCAGCACCACGATCCGCGGAGGCCTGCCCGGCGGGGTGCGGAGCGGGGTTAGACATCCGATAAGTGGCGCGCCCAGCGAACGATTCCGCAAGCGAGGCGGAGGCCGGAGTCGCCGGTCGGCTGGGTCCGATAATCATCGGGACTTTGATGAATAATGACTGTTTTATCAATAATGTCGTCAACGTTAAATTTATCGGT
The Dendrosporobacter quercicolus genome window above contains:
- a CDS encoding trimeric intracellular cation channel family protein, giving the protein MIVLDLMGIIGTVAFALAGALTGIKKKLDVFGVIMLAITTATGGGILRDLLIGNSPPFALRDPTFVLISIVTALASCFVYHQITRFNYFILICDAIGLGAFTAGGANMAIMQDHNTLFIMIVLGVTTGVGGGVLRDLFVQEIPFVFRKEIYAVAAIVGAACFYYTQSALPEPVPMYSCFVVTVVIRVLSIVYDLNLPVV